From one Amaranthus tricolor cultivar Red isolate AtriRed21 chromosome 17, ASM2621246v1, whole genome shotgun sequence genomic stretch:
- the LOC130804864 gene encoding protein arginine N-methyltransferase 1.6, with protein MSSGSNERMFQFKYDPVTGMSEWVVVEGDDNHDNVVQPSSTIDLGTTSYLDMLNDNWRNKAYRLAIDKTVTRPCCVLDIGAGTGLLSMMAARAMGIADCTLASGDKRRVIACESYLPMVKLMRKLVHRNGMERKVTVINKRSDELKVGVDINSRAHILVSEILDSELLGEGLIPTLQNAHDELLVENPKTVPYRAITYGLLVESRFLWRQHDLHNNEVCLLDGIRLVPTELNPVLNVKAQQYPMHCDSLEEELKTLSEPFKIFEFDFWKRPDSHGEAQICIKSTSTGRVNAVLSWWVLQLDQEGTIFYSTAPKWIKHLQADFSGDGEWCDHWKQCVWFVPGKGLSVSKDEDIHLHAIHSEISISYNLWAENQGTKIHSNHSNEFQLTLSPEKIAVYSDDYWRHQVVLAVHNALRRKDSPLCFVVDDSIFLAPAIAHLCKSSRVMLLFPGLRERGFRYLHSIADTNQFSVDRLKLLDTQIDCLTIHDTDGKKIDLLVGEPYYYGFDNYLPWKNLRFWKERTRLERILSKDVSIIPGRGRLRVCAMSLPDLWKSRCSLADIEGFDHSVANNILGACGNLPSREESPMLPFFVWQCGGTKELSERLTLMEFDFTKPMSSCSGKAKVRFTKNGTCHGFVLWIDWVLDVENGVVVSSGPDNRYWKQGVKLLKTPVTVTNHDQHYSDEHHSVEMEAIFDSTSSNLILQYDFV; from the exons ATGAGTTCCGGGTCAAATGAACGAATGTTCCAGTTCAAATATGACCCAGTTACCGGGATGTCAGAGTGGGTCGTTGTCGAAGGTGACGACAACCACGATAACGTTGTACAACCGTCTTCCACCATTGACTTGGGTACGACGTCGTATCTGGACATGCTTAATGACAATTGGAGAAACAAAGCATATCGCTTAGCAATTGACAAAACTGTTACTCGACCTTGCTGTGTTCTTGACATTGG TGCTGGTACCGGTTTATTATCGATGATGGCTGCTCGTGCAATGGGTATAGCTGACTGCACTTTGGCTAGTGGTGACAAAAGGAGGGTGATTGCATGTGAATCTTACCTTCCAATGGTGAAGTTGATGAGAAAACTTGTGCATCGCAATGGTATGGAGAGGAAAGTAACAGTCATCAACAAGCGCTCAGATGAACTCAAAGTTGGAGTTGATATCAATTCTCGAGCTCATATACTT GTTAGTGAGATTCTAGACTCAGAGTTGCTGGGAGAAGGACTGATACCGACTTTGCAAAATGCACACGATGAACTATTGGTGGAGAATCCTAAAACCGTTCCATATCGAGCTATTACATATGGCCTg CTTGTTGAAAGCAGATTCTTGTGGAGACAACATGATCTCCATAACAATGAAGTCTGTTTATTAGATGGGATTCGTCTTGTTCCAACTGAACTTAATCCTGTTTTGAATGTCAAAGCTCAGCAGTACCCTATGCATTGTGACTCATTGGAAGAAGAACTAAAGACG CTTTCAGAGCCCTTCAAAATTTTTGAGTTTGACTTTTGGAAACGGCCAGACAGTCATGGGGAGGCTCAGATATGTATAAAATCAACTTCCACCGGACGTGTAAATGCTGTTCTCTCCTG GTGGGTTCTTCAGCTTGATCAAGAAGGAACAATCTTTTACTCTACTGCACCAAAGTGGATAAAGCATTTACAAGCCGATTTCTCAG GCGATGGGGAGTGGTGTGACCATTGGAAGCAGTGTGTTTGGTTTGTCCCAGGAAAAGGTTTGTCAGTATCCAAGGATGAAGATATTCATTTGCATGCCATTCACTCAGAAATCAGTATTTCTTATAATTTGTGGGCTGAGAACCAAGGAACTAAGATTCATAGTAATCACAGCAATGAATTTCAGCTTACTTTGTCACCAGAAAAGATTGCAGTTTATTCTGATGATTATTGGAGACATCAAGTAGTTTTAGCTGTACACAATGCT TTGCGTAGAAAGGATTCCCCATTGTGTTTCGTTGTCGATGATAGTATATTTTTAGCTCCAGCCATCGCTCATCTTTGCAAGAGTTCACGCGTAATGTTGTTGTTTCCTGGGTTGCGAGAGAGAGGTTTTCGGTATCTCCATTCTATCGCTGATACAAATCAGTTTTCTGTGGACCGCCTGAAACTTCTTGACACCCAAATAGACTGCCTGACGATACATGACACAGATGGGAAAAAG ATTGACCTATTGGTTGGAGAGCCATACTATTATGGTTTTGATAATTATCTTCCATGGAAAAATCTGCGATTCTG GAAAGAAAGGACCAGGCTTGAAAGAATATTGTCCAAAGACGTCAGTATCATTCCTGGAAGAGGAAGATTACGAGTTTGCGCCATGTCTCTCCCA GATCTCTGGAAAAGTCGTTGCAGTCTTGCAGATATTGAAGGGTTTGATCACTCTGTTGCCAATAACATTCTGGGGGCATGCGGCAACTTGCCATCTCGTGAAGAGAGTCCTATGCTACCATTCTTTGTATGGCAATGCGGGGGGACTAAG GAACTGAGTGAGAGGTTGACACTGATGGAATTTGATTTTACAAAACCTATGAGCTCTTGCTCTGGGAAAGCAAAG GTTCGGTTTACGAAGAATGGTACATGTCATGGTTTTGTTCTTTGGATTGATTGGGTTCTAGATGTTGAAAATGGCGTCGTTGTCTCAAGTGGCCCAG ATAATAGATATTGGAAACAAGGAGTGAAACTTTTAAAGACACCGGTGACCGTTACCAATCACGATCAACACTATTCTGATGAACATCATTCAGTAGAAATGGAGGCAATTTTCGATTCCACAAGCAGCAATCTCATTCTACAATATGATTTTGTATGA